The DNA region CCGGCGGTGGTTCTGCTGCGTCGCCCCGACGTTCGGCGTGCCGAACGCAACCTGGCGGCCCAGAGCGAGCTGATTGGCATCGCCGCCTCCGAGCTCTACCCGCACATCAGCATTACAGGGAACGCCGGAGTTACCGCGGCGCGACTGGGCGACCTCTTCACCCCCGAGGCCTCGTTCGCTTCGATCGGTCCATCGTTCCGTTGGAACATCCTCAACTACGGACGCATCACCGGCAATATCGGGGTGCAAGAAGCGCGGTTCCAGCAGTTGTTGGCCAGCTACCGGCAAACCGTGCTGGTGGCGAACTTCGAGGCGGAAAACGCCATCAAGCAGTTCCTCGGGTTGCAGGAGGTGCTGAAGTTCCGCCTGCAAGCCGCTGAGGCCGCCGACCGGACCAACGAGCTGATCAACAACTTGCTGGAAGAAGGAGACGCGGACATCAACCGTGTGTTCACCGTGCAGAACTTCAAGACCCAGCAGGAAGTGGCGGCGGCGCTGGCTAAGGGGCAGGTGGCGCAGAGCACCATCTCCATCTACCGCGCGTTGGGCGGCGGCTGGCCCTCGCCCTACCTGGGCCAGGCCGATATCGGCCCGGTTCGCCCGGCGGAGACGCCGGAGACCGTAGAAGCCCCCGCTGAAGAGCTGCCCTCCCCCGAAGCCCCACTCGCGCAGCCCGACGCCCTCTCTGCGCTAGATTGATACAGCGTCTCGCTTGAAACGAACGCCGGTGCTTCTTGCGTGGCGTCGGCCCGCGGGCGTCCAATCGCCCCGCTCGTGGACCCGGCCGAGTCTAGCCTCGCGCCACCGACCGCGACGCTAAGGGTTGGCTTCAGCAGCGCGGTGAACGCCACCGACCCGTCTTCACTGATGACGGGATTTGCAGAGTCAGCGAACAACGCGCCGTCCGCAGCGCTCACTTCCCGGGCCCTCCGTTCTTTCAGTCTCCCTCGATTCAAACCCGACGCCGGATCACGAACGCCGCCGCCAGACTAGCGAGCACGAGCGACGCCGGCTCCGGCACGGCCACCAAACGCCGCTGGGTGCTGTAGGCGACTACGGTGTTGGTTCCGGCGAGATACGCCGGCAGCAGTGAGTCCTGCCCTTCGTAGGGGTCCGCGGTGTAGACGGTGCCGACCGACGGGGGTAGTCCGTCAAACGAGGCCTTGAAGAAGAACGAGTCTCGCACCTCGAGAGAGACTCCTAGGTCAAGCAGATTCACCCCGTAGTTGGGCACGACGAACGTCGCATCCGCAGAGACGATGCTCGCCGGATCACCGCTGGCGAAGCCGGGGTGCGACGGGTCTTGAACCACGTTCTCAAGCGTGAGGGTCATCGGAGAGAACCCATTGGGCGCTCCCGTGAGCAGTTGGAAGTGGCCCAGCATTGGATGCACCCCGGTCCCGGAGAAATAGCCATCCACCATCTGGATCGTACTGCCCACCTGGGCCAAACGCGTGAAGATGCTGGGGCCCATCGCGGTGACGTCGTCGGCCAGAACGGCGAAGTCGTTGGGGTTGAAGGCGGAGTTCGCGGGGAGAATGACGTCCTGGATCGGGAACATCGGCAGCGAGGTCGTACCGGCCACAACCGGATCGGCGTACACCGCCGCCGTCGCGGTCGAAAGGGTCACCCAAATGATCAGCAGTCTGGCGGAGCGCAAAGACATTGTTCAAACCTCACAAGTCATTGGTGGATTGGTGCGTTGCGGGGAGATCGTGCCTCAAACGGAGAACTGACTCCCTCGACTACGGACTGCGAGGATAGGGAACGCAGCCAGGCCGGCCGTCGCCAGCGACGACGGCTCGGGAACGACGGTAAAGAAGTCGCCACCGCCTCCGGTGGTTGACCAGGTGTACGGGATATCGAGCGAGAATCCGTCGATTTGCGTCGGGTCGGTGCGAGGAACAAAGGGCTCTGCCACGATGGCGGTCATCTCAAATTGGCCCCCGACCACGCCCGAGAACACGCCGGTGCCGCTGCCGACGATCGGCACGAATGTCGCGATAAAGACCCCGGTTAGGTTCGTCGCATCAACGGGCGTTAGCGTCACTTGGCCGGCGTAGTCCATCGCGATATCGCCGCTGGGCGTAGAGAACACTACGGCCGCTAGATTGCTGAAGTCACCAACAATCGGCGGCCCCGGGTTTGTAATCATGAGTCCGCCAACATCACCCGAGGTGAGCTCGTACGGCAGCGACAGGCCACCGAATGAGAAAGTGCCGGTCCCGCTAAGGTCCGCAAAGTCGGTGGGAACAGCCGACAAGAATGCGCCGGTGCCGCTACCAACGACCGAGACCGGCACCGGTGTCTGGGCGTGGCCGACGCAGGCAATCGTGGACATTGAAGCAATAGCAATCGTGAACCACACAGTTTTCGCCGGGCGGGATTTCATGAGTTGATTCTCCAGGTAAGAACGGAACAGGGTGGAATCGCTGCGCAAGGTCGGCAGGGCGCGTACGCCCCCGCGCACTGCATCAAGAAGGCGATCGCTGAGACGTGTTTGCGCATTCAGAAAGGCGGCGCCGAGCCGCAAAGACTGCTCCGGCGGCGCCAACCAGCAGCAGCACGGCCGCGCTAGGCTCCGGCACAATGCCGGTGATGCGGACCGTTCCCCCGGGGAGCGCCTGGCCGATCACCGGGTCGTTGACCGGATCGATGGTCGCCCCCAGGCGCACCCGCACCAACGGGCTAGAGCCGGCGATCCCCGTAAACAAGGTCCCGACCGGGTAGGGCAACCCCAAGACGTTCGAATCAAGGGTGTAAGGGTCGACCGTGTAAAGCGTCGTGCCGTCGGCCAAGACCTGCGCGAAAGGCCCCCCGATAACCTTGTACGCCGAAGTAAGGCTGCCGTCGCCCGGGTCCTGGGTGATGCTTGAGAACGTCCCGACAAACGGTCCCAGACCTGGGATTGCGTCAGCCCCAAAGACAAGCGTGAAGGGGACTGGGGTCGGGCCGGGCAGCTCGCCCGTGGCGTTGCCGTCAAACAGTTCGTCTTGGATCGTGTCTCCCACCTGGGCCTGCCAAACCTGACGGAAGACGCCCGACGAGGTCACCGGCAGATCGATGTTGTCGGTGGTCGGGTTAAACGGCGAGCCCGGGAAAAGCCTGGTCGTAAATGTGTTTTCGTACTTGTAAGTGGCGGTCCCTGCGGCGATGGGCTGGGCAAGAGCGCCCGGAGCGAGCAGGAGCCAGACGCCGAGAAGGGCGAGAGAAAACGGGATGGCGCGGTTCATGAGCGGTCTCTGGGTGAAGGTTCAAGGATCAAGGGTCAAGCTTCCACCGGCGAACGCCGGCCCGCCGACAAGAAATCGGCTGAAATGCCGGCTCGAAAGCCCTCGCGGCCCAGGCAGCGTTTGGCGCCCCATTTGCTTTCAGGCGTAAACTAGACGTGTTTCGAGCTGGGTCAATCATCAATTTGATTACCTCCACCGAGGGTCCTCGCGGGAACGGTCGAGGGCGATCCGGCAAACCTCGAGCACCAGCATCGTCCGATCGCTGACAGACAAGCAGCCGAACATGGCCTGCAGGTGCGAACGCACCGTGGGCAACGCGATGTGCAGCTCGTTGGCGATGGCGCGGTCGCTACGCCCGTCCAACACACCCCGCAGCACCGCTTCTTGCCTCCGTGAGATGCCGGTCGCCCGTGTCACGCGACCCCACTCTACGGCGGTAAACAGGCTCGGCGGAGCCAGATGGTCGGATTCCGGCAGGCTCACGGAGGCTCCTGTAGCGATTTTCTTGAACATGGCGGCTCCCCAGCGCGTGATCGGATACCTGCTTATTGGCGAACGCCCTGCAAAACCCGACATGGATTCCTAGAAAGAGGCGCGGGGTCTATGGGCGATCAGCGCTCGAATTGAGTTGCACCCCCCGATCGAGGTGGCTACGCTACGGCGGTGCGGCCGCCGCGGGGAGGCGGCCCTACAGGCTCCGATAGGTAATCGCCCATGCCGGGGGCTTCCGATGATCGTCCGCTGGCTTGGCTCGACGGCCTTCCGGTAGAAGACCGCGACGCGGCGCCGCTCATCTACGATGCTTGTTTCGATAGGCTGGTCGCCACCGCTCGGCGGGCCCTGGCCGCGACGCCGCGGCGCGACATCGACGAAGAAGACATCGCCAGCAGCGTGCTGTCTAGTTTTTTTCGCGGGATCGACGACGGACGCTTCAGCGGCCAGCTCTCTCGGGCCCAACTGTGGGGGCTGCTGCTCACGATCGCACGCCGCAAGGTAGCGAGGCTGCACCGCAGGCGATTCACGCTGCGACGCGGCGGGGGCAAAGAACGGGGCGAGTGCGACCTTGGCCCGGCAGACGCCTCCGGCACGATTCTCGATCGGCTGGCAGCGGTCGAGCGGTGCCCGATGACGCTCGCTGCGGTCCGCGAGACGCTGCGGATGCTGCTCGATGGGCTGGCCGACCCGCTCGCAGAGCGGGTATTGATGCTACGCCTGGCGGGGGAGACCCACGGCGCTATCGCCACGCACCTGGGCTGCGCTGAGCGGACCGTTGAACGAAAGATGAAGAAGGTGCAACACGTTTGGTTGATCGTCAATCGGGAGTGAGCACACGCGTGACCGACCTCGGCGAGAGTTCCTTTGACCGGCTCGACCAGGCCTGCGACGCCTACGAAGCAGCGTGGTCGTCGGGGGCGCCCCCCGATATGCTCGGCTTCCTTGCTCAACAGGGCTGGCGGCCGGATGCTGCCGACCAATCGCTCTGTCACGAGCTGGTCTGCATCGACTTCGAACACCGTTGGCGGCGGGGTCGGGGCATCGGGAAGGCGGGCGCAGAACGTTGCGCAGTTGAGCCACCCGAACATCGTCTCGGTCTGCGAGGTCGGAC from Pirellulimonas nuda includes:
- a CDS encoding PEP-CTERM sorting domain-containing protein — protein: MSLRSARLLIIWVTLSTATAAVYADPVVAGTTSLPMFPIQDVILPANSAFNPNDFAVLADDVTAMGPSIFTRLAQVGSTIQMVDGYFSGTGVHPMLGHFQLLTGAPNGFSPMTLTLENVVQDPSHPGFASGDPASIVSADATFVVPNYGVNLLDLGVSLEVRDSFFFKASFDGLPPSVGTVYTADPYEGQDSLLPAYLAGTNTVVAYSTQRRLVAVPEPASLVLASLAAAFVIRRRV
- a CDS encoding PEP-CTERM sorting domain-containing protein, with product MNRAIPFSLALLGVWLLLAPGALAQPIAAGTATYKYENTFTTRLFPGSPFNPTTDNIDLPVTSSGVFRQVWQAQVGDTIQDELFDGNATGELPGPTPVPFTLVFGADAIPGLGPFVGTFSSITQDPGDGSLTSAYKVIGGPFAQVLADGTTLYTVDPYTLDSNVLGLPYPVGTLFTGIAGSSPLVRVRLGATIDPVNDPVIGQALPGGTVRITGIVPEPSAAVLLLVGAAGAVFAARRRLSECANTSQRSPS
- a CDS encoding LuxR C-terminal-related transcriptional regulator; amino-acid sequence: MFKKIATGASVSLPESDHLAPPSLFTAVEWGRVTRATGISRRQEAVLRGVLDGRSDRAIANELHIALPTVRSHLQAMFGCLSVSDRTMLVLEVCRIALDRSREDPRWR
- a CDS encoding ECF-type sigma factor is translated as MPGASDDRPLAWLDGLPVEDRDAAPLIYDACFDRLVATARRALAATPRRDIDEEDIASSVLSSFFRGIDDGRFSGQLSRAQLWGLLLTIARRKVARLHRRRFTLRRGGGKERGECDLGPADASGTILDRLAAVERCPMTLAAVRETLRMLLDGLADPLAERVLMLRLAGETHGAIATHLGCAERTVERKMKKVQHVWLIVNRE